A single window of Nocardioides kongjuensis DNA harbors:
- a CDS encoding hotdog domain-containing protein: protein MNARRDLAEAVRELASAVAVTDVDDPDLAQAAASARELTKLLRERQLEDVPRTPYDEAVGATHYGWHLDNPALPGLTMVFEDGRATATIPDGLGKAYAGPPGKLHGGVGALLLDVLLSSLVQHHGVRAVTASLTVDYRAATRLDVPLRITGDIVGRSGRKVETVGALWCGEVATVEARGLFVQVG, encoded by the coding sequence GTGAACGCGCGTCGTGACCTCGCTGAGGCCGTGCGCGAGCTCGCCTCGGCCGTGGCCGTCACCGACGTCGACGACCCGGACCTGGCGCAGGCGGCCGCATCGGCGCGGGAGCTGACGAAGCTGCTGAGGGAGCGGCAGCTGGAGGACGTCCCCCGGACGCCGTACGACGAGGCGGTCGGCGCCACCCACTACGGCTGGCACCTCGACAATCCCGCCCTGCCGGGCCTGACCATGGTCTTCGAGGACGGCCGGGCCACCGCGACGATCCCGGACGGGCTCGGCAAGGCGTACGCCGGCCCACCCGGCAAGCTGCACGGTGGCGTCGGCGCCCTGCTCCTCGACGTGCTCCTCTCGAGCCTGGTCCAGCACCACGGCGTCCGCGCCGTCACCGCGTCGCTGACGGTCGACTACCGCGCCGCCACCCGGCTCGACGTGCCGCTGCGGATCACCGGCGACATCGTCGGGCGCAGCGGACGGAAGGTCGAGACCGTCGGGGCGCTGTGGTGCGGTGAGGTCGCGACCGTCGAGGCGCGCGGGCTGTTCGTCCAGGTCGGCTGA
- a CDS encoding gamma carbonic anhydrase family protein, whose product MPFYEIDGVVPVCDPTSYVHPSADVIGDVIIGAGCYIGPSASLRGDFGRIRIEAGSNVQDSCTVHVYPGADCILGEGSHVGHGAILHGCVLEPRVLVGMNSVVMDGARIGEDSLVGAGSVVSAGFVAPPRSLVLGSPAKVLRELDEAQLAWKSNGPDVYRQLAERSLARMREVAPLEAEEADRPRVSTDASVSRPLHELRAERESR is encoded by the coding sequence ATGCCGTTCTACGAGATCGACGGTGTCGTCCCGGTCTGCGACCCGACGTCCTACGTGCACCCGTCTGCCGACGTGATCGGCGACGTGATCATCGGCGCCGGGTGCTACATCGGCCCCTCGGCCAGCCTGCGTGGTGACTTCGGGCGGATCCGGATCGAGGCCGGCTCCAACGTCCAGGACTCCTGCACCGTGCACGTCTATCCCGGTGCCGACTGCATCCTCGGTGAGGGCAGCCACGTCGGCCACGGCGCGATCCTGCACGGCTGCGTGCTCGAGCCCCGGGTCCTGGTCGGGATGAACTCCGTCGTGATGGACGGCGCCCGGATCGGCGAGGACTCCCTCGTCGGCGCGGGAAGCGTGGTGAGCGCGGGCTTCGTCGCCCCGCCGCGCTCGTTGGTGCTCGGCAGCCCGGCGAAGGTGCTCCGCGAGCTCGACGAGGCGCAGCTCGCGTGGAAGTCCAACGGCCCCGACGTCTACCGACAGCTGGCCGAGCGCTCGCTCGCGAGGATGCGGGAGGTGGCGCCGCTGGAGGCCGAGGAGGCGGACCGGCCGCGGGTCAGCACCGACGCCTCGGTGAGCCGGCCGCTGCACGAGCTGCGGGCGGAGCGGGAGTCGCGGTGA
- a CDS encoding SDR family NAD(P)-dependent oxidoreductase has translation MPDTAPHPLVDLTDKVVVVTGASRGLGAAHARTLAQAGATVVATDLAADGVAEVAAALGEQHASAALDVTSPDAWAELVAFVVETYGRVDGLVNNAGRCEYAHFLETSPEMFEGHFQVNVMGAVHGMQAVAPHMRPGSAIVNIASVAGLAAWPGSSAYGASKFALRGVSRAAAIDLGGERGIRVNCVLPGAADTAMLSEASRQGGGVVATLPVPRAARPHEISAMVTFLLSDAASYCTGQDFVVDGGMKA, from the coding sequence ATGCCGGACACCGCACCCCACCCTCTCGTCGACCTGACCGACAAGGTCGTCGTGGTCACCGGTGCCAGCCGCGGGCTCGGCGCCGCCCACGCCCGCACCCTTGCGCAGGCCGGCGCCACCGTCGTGGCGACCGACCTCGCCGCCGACGGCGTGGCCGAGGTGGCCGCCGCGCTGGGGGAGCAGCACGCGTCCGCTGCTCTCGACGTCACCTCGCCCGATGCCTGGGCCGAGCTCGTGGCGTTCGTCGTCGAGACGTACGGCCGTGTCGACGGCCTGGTCAACAACGCCGGCCGGTGCGAGTACGCACACTTCCTCGAGACCTCGCCGGAGATGTTCGAGGGACACTTCCAGGTCAACGTGATGGGCGCGGTCCACGGCATGCAGGCGGTTGCGCCGCACATGCGCCCGGGCAGCGCGATCGTCAACATCGCCTCCGTCGCCGGACTCGCGGCGTGGCCGGGAAGCAGTGCGTACGGCGCCTCGAAATTCGCCCTGCGCGGTGTCAGCCGGGCTGCCGCGATCGACCTCGGCGGCGAGCGGGGCATCCGGGTCAACTGCGTGCTGCCGGGCGCGGCCGACACCGCGATGCTGTCGGAGGCCTCGCGCCAGGGCGGCGGGGTCGTCGCGACGCTGCCGGTCCCGCGCGCGGCGCGCCCGCACGAGATCAGCGCGATGGTGACCTTCCTCCTCAGCGACGCGGCGAGCTACTGCACCGGCCAGGACTTCGTGGTCGATGGTGGGATGAAGGCCTGA
- a CDS encoding VOC family protein encodes MTTIHHVGITVSDMERSLAFYEDLLGGGRLGPYERSGPRIDAVTGYPGVVVRQAFVRAQEGTTVVELLQYDGGSDVVLDPDNGSVGAAHVAIAVTDLDGTLARLRAAGTTVLSDPIVASEPMAGYRVVYVLDPDRVRVELVEPPAHA; translated from the coding sequence ATGACGACGATCCATCACGTGGGCATCACGGTCAGCGACATGGAGCGGTCCCTCGCGTTCTACGAGGACCTGCTGGGCGGCGGTCGGCTCGGGCCGTACGAGCGGAGCGGACCCCGCATCGACGCGGTCACCGGGTACCCGGGAGTCGTCGTGCGGCAGGCGTTCGTCCGCGCCCAGGAGGGCACGACCGTGGTCGAGCTGCTGCAGTACGACGGTGGGTCGGACGTCGTCCTCGATCCCGACAACGGCAGCGTGGGCGCTGCCCACGTCGCGATCGCGGTGACCGACCTCGACGGCACGCTCGCTCGCCTGCGCGCCGCGGGGACCACGGTCCTGTCGGACCCGATCGTGGCGAGCGAGCCGATGGCGGGGTACCGCGTGGTCTACGTGCTCGACCCCGACCGGGTCCGCGTGGAGCTGGTCGAACCGCCGGCTCATGCCTGA
- a CDS encoding aldo/keto reductase, translated as MSTLPKRRLGDLEVSAIGFGAMTLTQTPESDVERGTRAVHAALDAGVTLFDTADVYGPTGHDTVGAYGVNERALMGALRSWGGPLDDIVIATKGGHTRDGLTWWIDGSREHLRSAALASRERLGLDVIPLYQHHRPDPRRAYRESMEALRSLVDDGIVARVGISNADADQIRLAAEVVGDALVSVQNEYSPLARGSEPEIDVCAELGLTFLSWGPFGGMREAKSLGSSFAPFAEVAQARGVSPQQVALAWQLARSPWIVPIPGASRPESVLDSVQAATLVLTEDELARLSGADQA; from the coding sequence GTGAGCACCCTGCCGAAGCGGCGGCTCGGCGACCTCGAGGTCTCGGCGATCGGGTTCGGTGCGATGACGCTGACCCAGACGCCCGAGAGCGATGTCGAGCGCGGGACCCGTGCGGTGCACGCCGCGCTCGACGCGGGGGTCACCCTGTTCGACACGGCCGACGTCTACGGCCCGACCGGCCACGACACCGTCGGCGCCTACGGCGTCAACGAGCGCGCACTGATGGGGGCGCTGCGGTCGTGGGGCGGCCCCCTCGACGACATCGTGATCGCCACCAAGGGCGGGCACACCCGCGACGGCCTGACCTGGTGGATCGACGGCAGTCGTGAACACCTGCGGTCCGCTGCGCTCGCCTCCCGGGAGCGCCTCGGTCTCGACGTCATCCCGCTCTACCAGCACCACCGTCCCGACCCGCGGCGTGCGTACCGCGAGTCGATGGAGGCGTTGCGCAGCCTGGTGGACGACGGCATCGTCGCCCGGGTCGGCATCTCCAACGCGGACGCCGACCAGATCCGCCTCGCGGCCGAGGTCGTCGGGGACGCGCTGGTGTCGGTGCAGAACGAGTACTCGCCACTGGCGCGCGGCAGCGAGCCGGAGATCGACGTGTGCGCCGAGCTGGGCCTGACCTTCCTGTCCTGGGGTCCCTTCGGGGGCATGCGCGAGGCGAAGTCGCTCGGCTCGTCCTTCGCGCCGTTCGCCGAGGTGGCTCAGGCGCGAGGGGTCAGCCCGCAGCAGGTCGCGCTCGCCTGGCAGCTCGCCCGCTCGCCGTGGATCGTGCCGATCCCCGGGGCCAGCCGGCCGGAGTCGGTCCTCGACTCGGTGCAGGCGGCGACGCTCGTCCTCACCGAGGACGAGCTCGCACGTCTGTCGGGCGCGGATCAGGCATGA
- a CDS encoding SDR family oxidoreductase, whose translation MTGHVVVTGGASGIGAAVVDRLRERGHAVTVWDLAVPARGDVGHCELDVTDADAVAAAVRAAEGERGVVRHLVASHGIRGAYRPALELDPAGVRRMLDVHVVGTLLTATAVARRLVELDATRGGSVVTLASTTAYRGWVNQSDYGVAKAAVRQLTENLAIEWAGLDIRVNAVAPGHTLTPMVQDMVDDGYDVGPVEARTPLGRLCAPEEIAREIVHLLLDATFTTGVCLPVDGGWTAVGR comes from the coding sequence GTGACCGGACACGTGGTGGTGACGGGCGGGGCGAGCGGGATCGGAGCGGCGGTCGTCGACCGGCTGCGCGAGCGCGGGCACGCCGTGACCGTCTGGGACCTGGCCGTGCCTGCGCGTGGGGACGTCGGGCACTGCGAGCTCGACGTGACCGACGCCGACGCGGTGGCGGCTGCAGTGCGTGCCGCCGAGGGGGAGCGCGGCGTGGTGCGTCACCTGGTCGCCAGCCACGGCATCCGCGGCGCCTACCGCCCTGCCCTGGAGCTCGACCCCGCCGGCGTGCGGCGGATGCTCGACGTCCACGTCGTCGGCACCCTGCTGACTGCGACCGCCGTCGCTCGGCGCCTGGTGGAGCTCGATGCGACACGGGGCGGGTCCGTGGTGACCCTGGCGTCGACGACGGCGTACCGGGGGTGGGTGAACCAGTCCGACTACGGCGTCGCCAAGGCTGCGGTCCGCCAGCTCACGGAGAACCTCGCGATCGAGTGGGCGGGCCTGGACATCCGGGTCAACGCCGTCGCCCCCGGCCACACCCTGACGCCGATGGTGCAGGACATGGTCGACGACGGGTACGACGTCGGTCCGGTCGAGGCGCGCACGCCGCTCGGGCGGCTGTGTGCTCCGGAGGAGATCGCGCGCGAGATCGTGCACCTGCTGCTCGACGCCACCTTCACGACAGGGGTCTGCCTGCCCGTCGACGGCGGCTGGACGGCGGTGGGAAGGTGA
- a CDS encoding CoA transferase subunit A — translation MADKTMQLTDVASHVRSGMTIGIGGWGSRRKPMALVRELLRSDVTDLTVVTFGGPDVGMLCAAGKVRRLVYGFVSLDSIPLDPHFRAAREAGTVQTTEYDEGMFVAALRAGASRLSFLPTRAGLASDVLTMNPHLKTVASPYDDEVYVAVPGVRMDLALIHLNRADAAGNGQYLGPDPYFDDLYAMAADRTIMSVESIVPTEELTATAAPQTLLVSRMFVSGVVEAPGGAGFTSCEPDYGRDEASQRAYAEAARDPEAWAAFEKTYLEESTR, via the coding sequence ATGGCGGACAAGACCATGCAGCTGACCGACGTGGCGAGCCACGTGCGGTCGGGCATGACCATCGGCATCGGCGGCTGGGGGTCACGGCGCAAGCCGATGGCACTGGTCCGCGAGCTGCTGCGCAGCGACGTGACCGATCTGACCGTCGTCACCTTCGGCGGCCCCGACGTGGGCATGCTCTGCGCCGCGGGCAAGGTCAGGCGACTGGTCTACGGCTTCGTCTCGCTCGACAGCATCCCGCTCGACCCGCACTTCCGGGCCGCGCGCGAGGCCGGGACCGTGCAGACGACGGAGTACGACGAGGGCATGTTCGTCGCCGCCCTGCGCGCCGGCGCCAGCCGGCTGAGCTTCCTGCCGACCCGCGCCGGACTCGCCTCCGACGTGCTCACGATGAACCCGCACCTCAAGACCGTGGCGTCGCCGTACGACGACGAGGTCTACGTCGCCGTCCCGGGTGTCCGGATGGACCTCGCGCTGATCCACCTCAACCGCGCGGACGCGGCCGGCAACGGGCAGTACCTCGGCCCCGACCCGTACTTCGACGACCTGTACGCCATGGCGGCCGACCGCACCATCATGAGCGTCGAGAGCATCGTCCCGACCGAGGAGCTGACCGCGACCGCCGCACCGCAGACGCTGCTGGTCAGCCGGATGTTCGTCTCGGGCGTCGTCGAGGCGCCGGGCGGCGCCGGGTTCACCAGCTGCGAGCCGGACTACGGCCGCGACGAGGCCTCCCAGCGCGCGTACGCGGAGGCCGCACGCGACCCGGAGGCCTGGGCCGCGTTCGAGAAGACCTACCTCGAGGAGAGCACCCGATGA
- a CDS encoding CoA-transferase subunit beta, protein MSENADVTRAEVCVVACADAWRGSGEILAHAVGLVPTISARLAKLTFEPDLVLTDGDCFLMSEPPPLGRNASAGGTVESWAPFRRVFEILATGRRHSMMGASQVDRYGNQNISSIGDWRKPTRQLIGVRGAPGNTVNHRTDYWVSNHSARVFVEAVDVVSGVGNDRARAHRGSALRFHDLGVVVTDLAVLDYDDEGRLKVRSLHPGVTAQEVAENTGFAIDTSNAATTRLPTAEELELIRTVLDPKGLRDKEVRR, encoded by the coding sequence ATGAGCGAGAACGCCGACGTCACCCGCGCCGAGGTCTGCGTCGTCGCCTGCGCCGACGCCTGGCGCGGCTCCGGCGAGATCCTGGCCCACGCAGTCGGCCTCGTGCCGACGATCAGCGCCCGGCTCGCCAAGCTGACCTTCGAGCCCGACCTGGTCCTCACCGACGGCGACTGCTTCTTGATGAGCGAACCGCCGCCACTTGGTCGCAACGCCTCCGCCGGCGGGACGGTCGAGTCATGGGCGCCGTTCCGCCGGGTCTTCGAGATCCTGGCGACCGGCCGGCGCCACAGCATGATGGGCGCCAGCCAGGTCGACCGCTACGGCAACCAGAACATCTCCTCGATCGGCGACTGGCGCAAGCCGACCCGGCAGCTCATCGGCGTACGCGGTGCACCCGGCAACACGGTCAACCACCGCACCGACTACTGGGTCAGCAACCACAGCGCCCGGGTCTTCGTCGAGGCCGTCGACGTCGTCTCCGGGGTCGGCAACGACCGGGCCCGCGCCCACCGGGGCAGCGCGCTGCGCTTCCACGACCTCGGCGTGGTCGTCACCGACCTGGCCGTCCTCGACTACGACGACGAGGGCCGGCTCAAGGTGCGCTCGCTCCACCCGGGCGTCACGGCCCAGGAGGTCGCGGAGAACACCGGCTTCGCGATCGACACCAGCAACGCCGCCACGACGCGGCTGCCCACGGCCGAGGAGCTCGAGCTGATCCGCACGGTCCTGGACCCGAAGGGTCTGCGCGACAAGGAGGTACGACGCTGA
- a CDS encoding TetR/AcrR family transcriptional regulator — translation MASSNNEATARGGRRRSNGAGSSRRAQLLAIAAEMFATRGYSQTTVRDIADEAGILSGSLYHHFDSKEAMLTEILRDFMGNLLSEIRDIAERGQTPREALDGLIYNSFETIHRVPFAVALYQNESALLATTPEFAFVHKASLDVEKVWLGVLKQGQAEEDFRADLDPGITYRFIRDAIWSTVRWYNPRGRLQHRTVADQYLEMLHGGLLA, via the coding sequence ATGGCGAGCAGCAACAACGAGGCTACGGCCCGCGGCGGTCGGCGCCGCAGCAATGGCGCGGGGTCGTCCCGGCGCGCCCAGCTCCTGGCGATCGCGGCGGAGATGTTCGCGACGCGCGGCTACTCGCAGACGACGGTGCGCGACATCGCCGACGAGGCGGGAATCCTGTCGGGCAGCCTCTACCACCACTTCGACTCGAAGGAGGCCATGCTCACGGAGATCCTCCGGGACTTCATGGGCAACCTGCTGAGCGAGATCCGCGACATCGCCGAGCGGGGCCAGACCCCGCGCGAGGCTCTGGACGGGCTGATCTACAACTCCTTCGAGACCATCCACCGGGTGCCGTTCGCGGTCGCGCTCTACCAGAACGAGTCGGCCCTGCTGGCCACGACGCCCGAGTTCGCCTTCGTCCACAAGGCGAGCCTCGACGTGGAGAAGGTCTGGCTCGGCGTGCTCAAGCAGGGGCAGGCCGAGGAGGACTTCCGCGCCGACCTCGACCCGGGCATCACCTACCGCTTCATCCGCGACGCCATCTGGTCGACCGTGCGCTGGTACAACCCGCGCGGCCGCCTGCAGCACCGCACCGTCGCCGACCAGTACCTCGAGATGCTCCACGGCGGCCTGCTCGCCTGA
- a CDS encoding AMP-binding protein — translation MAARTIPALLAQGAATHGSHPAVVDGGTTVTYEGLRDLAVAAARSFRAIGVEPGDRVAIWAPNRVEFIVALLGAQYIGASVVPLNTRYRGHEAQVVLQRSRAVALVLCDGFLTTDYSAMLMEAGGEEPGPVVPGLPHLRTLVDVNSAGRAGTLPWVDFLALGERVSVEEVEKLAAEVTPDTVCDILYTSGTTGIPKGVMSTHAQTIGVAEVWADGASLSPQDRYAIVNPFFHGFGYKAGVITSLTAGTTIYPVVTFDPVALMQLVQDERITVLPGAPTIFITLINHERRTDFDLSSLRFAIAGATSVPETLFEQMLDILGFDTVAQAYGLTECVVATVSRRNEDPRHIAETTGPGVPGIEVRVVGGDGNDVEVGTDGEVWLRGDNVMLGYFEDPEATAAAIDEDGWFHTGDIGRLDEHGCLKITDRIKDMFITGGFNVYPAEVENVLATHPAVMESAVIGVPDDRMGAVGAAHVVLRPGSSATPEELIAWVRERLANFKVPRDVVLEEALPRNASGKVLKTDLRQG, via the coding sequence ATGGCAGCACGGACCATTCCCGCCCTCCTGGCCCAGGGGGCCGCGACCCACGGCAGCCACCCCGCCGTCGTCGACGGTGGCACCACCGTGACCTACGAGGGCCTGCGGGACCTCGCCGTGGCCGCCGCCCGCTCCTTCCGTGCCATCGGCGTGGAGCCGGGCGACCGGGTCGCGATCTGGGCGCCGAACCGGGTCGAGTTCATCGTGGCGCTCCTGGGAGCGCAGTACATCGGTGCTTCCGTCGTGCCGCTCAACACGCGCTACCGCGGGCACGAGGCGCAGGTCGTGCTGCAGCGCTCGCGTGCGGTCGCGCTCGTCCTGTGCGACGGGTTCCTGACGACCGACTACTCCGCGATGCTGATGGAGGCCGGGGGCGAGGAGCCGGGGCCCGTCGTACCCGGCCTGCCGCACCTGCGCACCCTCGTCGACGTCAACTCCGCCGGCCGGGCGGGCACGCTCCCGTGGGTCGACTTCCTCGCCCTCGGCGAGCGGGTGTCGGTCGAGGAGGTCGAGAAGCTCGCGGCCGAGGTCACCCCCGACACCGTATGCGACATCCTCTACACCTCCGGCACGACCGGCATCCCCAAGGGCGTGATGAGCACGCACGCCCAGACCATCGGCGTCGCCGAGGTGTGGGCCGACGGCGCCTCGTTGTCCCCGCAGGACCGCTACGCGATCGTCAACCCGTTCTTCCACGGCTTCGGCTACAAGGCCGGCGTGATCACCTCGCTCACCGCCGGCACGACGATCTACCCGGTCGTCACCTTCGACCCGGTCGCGCTCATGCAGCTCGTGCAGGACGAGAGGATCACGGTGCTCCCCGGAGCGCCGACCATCTTCATCACGCTGATCAACCACGAGCGTCGGACCGACTTCGACCTCTCGTCGCTGCGCTTCGCCATCGCCGGCGCGACCTCCGTGCCGGAGACCCTGTTCGAGCAGATGCTCGACATCCTCGGCTTCGACACCGTCGCCCAGGCCTACGGGCTCACCGAGTGCGTCGTCGCCACCGTGTCGCGCCGCAACGAGGACCCGCGCCACATCGCCGAGACCACCGGCCCGGGCGTCCCCGGCATCGAGGTCCGGGTGGTCGGCGGCGACGGCAATGACGTCGAGGTCGGCACCGACGGCGAGGTGTGGCTGCGCGGCGACAACGTCATGCTCGGCTACTTCGAGGACCCCGAGGCCACGGCGGCCGCGATCGACGAGGACGGCTGGTTCCACACCGGCGACATCGGCCGCCTCGACGAGCACGGCTGCCTGAAGATCACCGACCGGATCAAGGACATGTTCATCACGGGCGGCTTCAACGTCTACCCCGCCGAGGTCGAGAACGTCCTGGCCACCCACCCCGCCGTCATGGAGAGCGCCGTGATCGGTGTCCCCGACGACCGGATGGGCGCCGTCGGCGCGGCCCACGTCGTCCTCCGCCCCGGCAGCTCCGCGACGCCCGAGGAGCTGATCGCCTGGGTGCGTGAGCGGCTCGCCAACTTCAAGGTCCCGCGCGACGTGGTGCTCGAGGAGGCGCTGCCCCGCAACGCCAGCGGCAAGGTGTTGAAGACGGACCTGCGACAGGGCTGA